Proteins encoded in a region of the Bombina bombina isolate aBomBom1 chromosome 12, aBomBom1.pri, whole genome shotgun sequence genome:
- the LOC128642606 gene encoding uncharacterized protein LOC128642606, with protein sequence MLVMSPEVPIGTSGLAKPHAVVGTSAHGATQDAGEHRESSLAVDGVLIGGQRGNKGASVQRKQAVKKAQYYQLPQRGRSQFRGNARQTGIRRGRGARTINPIRAMRPLEFARGFHIRNVVAAQTHDQQDYSSNIISDAGSAISTAQQQEVLLINPQSADCGAAQTAAQLAGFINPQRYECGLRDGDVCQTAAQPTELVINTLRSESGLHVAETHKSSSMVANAGLQGVNVQTVGQIQAGGHGHLTAMTAAAGNALVSNLGQNANVRAQNNATTIVSNPAQDAICMAQLPAIDNPHTQEQSARELLSLLQGVLHSKEPTKVQQPTAAVINPVDAGAAATTSNGQ encoded by the coding sequence ATGTTAGTGATGTCACCGGAAGTGCCCATcggcacttccggtttggcgaaaccCCACGCGGTCGTAGGGACATCGGCTCACGGTGCTACACAAgatgcaggtgagcaccgagagtcGTCCTTGGCCGTGGATGGGGTATTAATAGGAGGGCAAAGGGGCAATAAGGGCGCTAGCGTGCAGCGCAAGCAGGCGGTAAAAAAGGCCCAATATTATCAATTGCCGCAAAGGGGCCGCTCACAGTTTAGAGGCAATGCAAGGCAGACAGGCATTAGAAGGGGAAGGGGTGCTCGCACTATTAACCCTATTAGGGCAATGAGGCCTTTAGAATTTGCTCGTGGGTTTCATATAAGGAATGTAGTTGCAGCGCAAACACACGATCAGCAGGATTATTCCAGTAACATTATAAGTGATGCAGGTAGCGCAATTTCAACAGCGCAGCAGCAAGAGGTGTTACTCATTAACCCTCAAAGTGCTGATTGTGGCGCAGCTCAGACAGCTGCGCAGCTAGCTGGTTTCATTAACCCCCAAAGGTATGAATGTGGCTTGCGTGATGGTGATGTCTGTCAGACGGCTGCACAGCCAACAGAATTAGTTATTAACACTTTAAGGTCTGAAAGTGGTTTACATGTGGCTGAAACTCATAAATCCTCCTCCATGGTGGCGAATGCAGGCTTGCAAGGGGTGAATGTGCAGACAGTAGGTCAGATACAGGCAGGAGGTCATGGTCATCTCACTGCTATGACTGCTGCAGCAGGTAATGCATTAGTATCAAATTTAGGCCAGAATGCTAATGTTAGGGCACAAAACAATGCTACTACTATTGTATCTAATCCAGCACAGGATGCTATTTGTATGGCCCAACTTCCTGCTATTGATAAcccacacacacaagaacaaagtGCTCGCGAATTATTGTCTCTCTTGCAGGGAGTTCTTCACTCAAAGGAGCCAACAAAGGTCCAGCAACCAACTGCTGCTGTAATTAACCCAGTGGATGCAGGAGCAGCTGCGACCACTTCAAATGGACAGTAG